In Gemmata obscuriglobus, a single genomic region encodes these proteins:
- a CDS encoding carbon storage regulator produces the protein MLVLTRKTGQEIVIDGDIRITVTSCGDGRVKLGIKAPPHIKVDRSEVAARIAAEDAECVVELACR, from the coding sequence ATGCTCGTACTCACCCGCAAGACCGGCCAAGAGATCGTCATCGACGGCGACATCCGCATCACCGTGACGTCCTGCGGGGACGGCCGCGTGAAGCTCGGGATCAAGGCCCCGCCGCACATCAAAGTGGACCGCTCCGAGGTGGCCGCCCGCATCGCTGCGGAAGATGCCGAGTGCGTCGTGGAACTGGCCTGCCGTTGA
- a CDS encoding cadherin repeat domain-containing protein, translated as MRRRSVILNRTAAAVAPDAPGAFRVPMITAWYTGKTVPAPQSYHDAVAVDAADANTHPHMGPFTHNTVKNGNWSDPTLWDTGTVPGANAVCNVAHDVSYDLESDVKIKDIHVGGAARFRFVAHKDTRLWVDTLMNHGIQSLPDGVGFIPESATPGKPRCEVVFWQSEAPGATTRLGINTMGPCRIAGADKTPRLWCPVTIAAGATSATVPGLSRAKWRVGDTIVIGATTDAGVSSTDSQYAGPTQFFGPFNGTDAVRTRTSGYQLSRDEPVTITAIVGDVLYWDAATGYDHPVYADTLPHGQTVTHKVPVINLSRSVRFRSEDPSTLQTRAHAMFMFSDDVDVRNVECLNMGRTDTDPSLARPDGTLAYATDGGALVTNVNNVRGRYPLHVHGTGPYFARKQTVLKGCTVWAPKDAPPTPGWAITHHNSRAAVEGCNVYNVRGAGIVSELGNEIGQWIGCTVMWARGDGFPASWGSRAELWQNHNGHAGIGFESQARQVLQRDNVATSCHSAWFFMQQDTNHLARIADLYSLRLHDPLTQGYGLFGGISPLTRGTYGVEQPQIPDFDDNVAYGCGNLFTVSHRQFTDRTDNTPMISKRCHAVNCRRAINLINYSFNYSFYDFVYRGAAGATAAAALGNVAWAFSFVNGVIRDFPTGILSNGIGFNLNGVYVDISTTNVTTPASDFAADFDTTAWQAANPGKDFATQSAFAGLEGPWVTDPVSVPGVRWKGVLRKGEILNSATDLPRPYPALPRGFGGTEPAPGTPKPYLWIDPASDLSLTPTTTVTFYGAVVDSVGVRAYPEAFSSESFSPATVNYGRLTRTNTGGATGTELVLRNGCFQADGGWKTRLHIVDHDRLTGEYLIAPVDVTLTGFDGQFLLDNAGTPVAPALPLAPEEIGATAPPLVISTTPPTVVTADTASVAENAVLSVALRADDGQVKWAIAGGADAARFEITKVNGVSSLRWAGNATRDHEAPADADADNVYAVTVRATNPLGFASTKTISVTVRDKEEGVVTPFTDTFNRAAEDLEQSPNWLRAGGDAGRLAVAGNALTIATAGAFSAYFSPDTGSTDHYVQAALYGDLALIAVSLTDEQNFVAAGRSGGNVVLRQRAAGVETTLGSWAGVGNSTVRLEYAAGVATVTRNGVTLGTVNVTSGPPATTRAGIVVGTVGPAGTVIDNYAAGAL; from the coding sequence ATGCGCCGCCGCAGCGTCATCCTCAACCGAACCGCCGCCGCGGTCGCCCCCGACGCGCCGGGCGCGTTCCGCGTCCCGATGATCACCGCCTGGTACACGGGCAAAACCGTTCCCGCCCCGCAGTCCTACCACGACGCCGTGGCGGTCGACGCCGCCGACGCCAACACCCACCCGCACATGGGGCCGTTCACGCACAACACGGTGAAGAACGGCAACTGGTCCGACCCCACCCTCTGGGACACCGGCACCGTGCCCGGCGCGAACGCCGTCTGCAACGTCGCCCACGACGTGAGCTACGACCTCGAATCGGACGTCAAAATCAAGGACATCCATGTCGGCGGGGCCGCCCGGTTCCGGTTCGTCGCCCACAAGGACACCCGGCTCTGGGTCGACACGCTCATGAACCACGGGATCCAGTCGCTCCCCGACGGCGTCGGCTTCATTCCCGAGAGCGCCACGCCCGGCAAGCCCCGGTGCGAGGTCGTCTTTTGGCAGTCGGAAGCGCCCGGCGCCACCACCCGTCTGGGCATCAACACCATGGGACCGTGCCGCATCGCGGGCGCCGACAAGACGCCCCGCTTGTGGTGCCCGGTGACCATCGCGGCGGGCGCCACCTCGGCCACGGTCCCCGGGCTCTCCCGCGCGAAATGGCGGGTCGGCGACACCATCGTCATCGGCGCCACCACCGATGCCGGGGTCAGCTCAACCGACTCACAGTACGCCGGCCCGACCCAGTTCTTCGGCCCGTTCAACGGCACCGACGCGGTCCGCACCCGCACCAGCGGGTACCAGCTGAGCCGCGACGAGCCCGTCACCATCACCGCCATCGTCGGCGACGTCCTGTACTGGGATGCGGCAACAGGATACGACCACCCGGTTTACGCCGACACGCTCCCGCACGGTCAGACCGTCACCCACAAGGTGCCCGTCATCAACCTGTCCCGCTCGGTCCGGTTCCGCTCGGAAGACCCGTCCACGTTGCAGACCCGCGCGCACGCCATGTTCATGTTCAGCGACGACGTGGACGTGCGCAACGTCGAGTGCCTGAACATGGGTCGCACCGACACCGACCCGTCACTGGCGCGGCCCGACGGCACGCTCGCCTACGCTACCGACGGCGGGGCACTGGTCACCAACGTGAACAACGTCCGCGGGCGCTACCCGCTGCACGTCCACGGCACCGGCCCGTACTTCGCCCGCAAGCAGACCGTCCTGAAGGGCTGTACCGTGTGGGCGCCCAAAGACGCGCCGCCGACCCCCGGCTGGGCCATCACCCACCACAACAGCCGGGCCGCGGTCGAGGGGTGCAACGTCTACAACGTGCGCGGCGCCGGGATCGTGTCCGAACTGGGCAACGAGATCGGCCAGTGGATCGGCTGCACCGTCATGTGGGCGCGCGGGGACGGGTTCCCCGCCTCCTGGGGCAGCCGCGCCGAGCTGTGGCAGAACCACAACGGCCACGCCGGGATCGGGTTCGAGTCCCAGGCCCGCCAGGTGCTCCAGCGGGACAACGTCGCCACGTCGTGCCACTCCGCGTGGTTCTTCATGCAGCAGGACACCAACCACCTGGCCCGCATCGCCGACCTGTACTCGCTGCGCTTGCACGACCCGTTGACCCAGGGGTACGGGCTGTTCGGCGGCATCTCCCCGCTGACCCGCGGCACCTACGGGGTGGAGCAGCCCCAGATCCCGGACTTCGACGACAACGTCGCCTACGGGTGCGGCAACCTGTTCACCGTCAGCCACCGCCAGTTCACCGACCGCACCGACAACACCCCGATGATTTCCAAGCGGTGCCACGCGGTCAACTGCCGCCGGGCGATCAACCTGATCAACTACAGCTTCAACTACAGCTTCTACGACTTCGTGTACCGGGGCGCCGCGGGCGCCACCGCCGCCGCGGCCCTCGGCAACGTGGCCTGGGCGTTCAGCTTCGTCAACGGCGTGATCCGCGACTTCCCCACCGGGATCCTGAGCAACGGGATCGGGTTCAACCTCAACGGCGTGTACGTCGACATCTCGACCACCAACGTCACCACCCCCGCCTCGGACTTCGCCGCCGACTTCGACACCACCGCGTGGCAGGCCGCCAACCCGGGCAAGGACTTCGCCACCCAGAGCGCGTTCGCCGGGCTCGAAGGCCCGTGGGTCACCGACCCGGTGAGCGTGCCCGGCGTCCGGTGGAAGGGCGTGCTCCGCAAAGGGGAGATCCTCAACAGCGCCACCGACCTGCCGCGCCCGTACCCGGCCCTGCCGCGCGGGTTCGGCGGCACCGAGCCCGCGCCCGGCACCCCCAAACCGTACCTGTGGATCGACCCGGCCAGCGACCTGTCGCTCACCCCGACCACCACGGTCACCTTTTACGGCGCGGTCGTCGATTCCGTCGGCGTCCGCGCCTACCCCGAGGCGTTCAGCTCCGAGAGCTTCTCCCCGGCCACCGTCAACTACGGGCGACTCACCCGCACCAACACCGGCGGCGCCACCGGCACCGAGCTGGTGCTCCGCAACGGCTGCTTCCAGGCGGACGGCGGGTGGAAGACGCGCCTCCACATCGTGGACCACGACCGGCTCACCGGCGAATACCTGATCGCCCCCGTGGACGTCACCCTCACCGGGTTCGACGGCCAGTTCCTGCTCGACAACGCGGGGACGCCCGTCGCGCCCGCGCTGCCGCTCGCCCCCGAGGAGATCGGCGCCACCGCACCGCCACTGGTCATCAGCACCACGCCGCCGACCGTCGTCACCGCCGACACCGCCTCGGTCGCGGAGAACGCGGTGCTTTCCGTCGCACTCAGGGCCGACGACGGGCAGGTCAAATGGGCCATCGCCGGGGGCGCCGACGCCGCCCGGTTCGAGATCACCAAGGTGAACGGGGTGTCGTCGCTCCGCTGGGCCGGCAACGCCACCCGGGACCACGAAGCGCCCGCCGATGCCGACGCCGACAACGTGTACGCGGTCACCGTCCGGGCCACCAACCCGCTCGGGTTCGCCTCCACCAAAACCATCAGCGTCACCGTGCGGGACAAGGAAGAGGGCGTCGTCACGCCGTTCACCGACACCTTCAACCGCGCCGCCGAGGACCTGGAGCAGAGCCCCAACTGGCTCCGCGCGGGCGGGGACGCGGGCCGACTCGCGGTCGCGGGCAACGCCCTCACCATCGCGACCGCGGGCGCGTTCTCGGCCTACTTCAGCCCCGACACCGGCAGCACCGACCACTACGTCCAGGCCGCTCTGTACGGCGACCTGGCCCTGATCGCGGTGAGCCTCACCGACGAGCAGAACTTCGTCGCCGCCGGGCGCTCCGGGGGTAACGTGGTCCTGAGACAGCGCGCCGCCGGGGTCGAAACGACCCTCGGCTCGTGGGCCGGGGTCGGCAACAGCACCGTCCGGCTCGAGTACGCCGCCGGGGTCGCCACCGTGACGCGTAACGGCGTCACGCTGGGCACCGTGAACGTCACATCCGGTCCGCCCGCCACCACCCGGGCCGGGATCGTCGTCGGCACCGTCGGCCCGGCCGGCACCGTCATCGACAACTACGCGGCGGGCGCGCTCTAA
- a CDS encoding HK97-gp10 family putative phage morphogenesis protein, whose product MDFSVTIEGLDKIQNATSEMQKAVAAEVNKALFASAKKVEGDAKKSITAGGKTGRVYTRRSVTHQASAPGEAPASDTGRLVNSINSALNASELESTVTAGEGAVKYAAMLEFGTRHVAARPFMFPALEQNKAWITERLAAAVRKAAAKSIGK is encoded by the coding sequence ATGGACTTCTCCGTGACGATCGAGGGGCTGGACAAGATCCAGAACGCCACGAGCGAGATGCAGAAGGCCGTCGCCGCCGAGGTCAACAAGGCCCTGTTCGCGTCCGCCAAAAAGGTGGAGGGCGACGCCAAGAAGAGCATCACCGCCGGGGGGAAGACGGGCCGCGTCTACACGCGCCGCTCGGTCACCCACCAGGCGTCCGCCCCCGGCGAGGCCCCCGCGTCCGACACCGGGCGGCTGGTCAACTCGATCAACTCCGCCCTCAACGCGTCCGAACTGGAATCCACCGTCACCGCCGGCGAGGGCGCCGTGAAGTACGCCGCCATGCTGGAGTTCGGCACCCGCCACGTCGCCGCCCGGCCCTTTATGTTCCCGGCGCTCGAACAGAACAAGGCCTGGATCACGGAGCGCCTCGCCGCCGCCGTGCGCAAAGCCGCCGCCAAGTCCATCGGCAAATAA
- a CDS encoding DUF3168 domain-containing protein, protein MASPDNALQAALYRRLTTYAPLTTALGRPNVFDFVPPATVTAPYVVIGEDTLTDWDTKTDPGWDGTLTIHVWDYQKAGRKSVKTLLGHVYDALHRQESALAVTGFLLAELRWDGFQATFQEAGIEGENDHYYHGVTRYRALVEPGATVGTGAPFPVALL, encoded by the coding sequence ATGGCCTCGCCCGACAACGCCCTCCAGGCCGCGCTGTACCGGCGGCTCACCACCTACGCGCCGCTCACCACCGCCCTCGGCCGCCCCAACGTGTTCGACTTCGTCCCGCCCGCGACGGTCACCGCCCCCTACGTGGTGATCGGCGAGGACACGCTGACCGACTGGGACACAAAAACCGACCCCGGCTGGGACGGCACCCTTACGATCCACGTCTGGGACTACCAAAAGGCGGGCCGCAAGTCGGTCAAGACCCTGCTCGGCCACGTCTACGACGCGCTCCACCGCCAGGAATCGGCCCTCGCCGTGACCGGGTTCCTGCTCGCCGAGCTCCGCTGGGACGGGTTCCAGGCCACGTTCCAGGAGGCGGGAATCGAAGGCGAGAACGACCACTACTACCACGGCGTCACCCGGTACCGGGCGCTCGTCGAGCCGGGCGCAACGGTCGGAACGGGCGCCCCGTTCCCCGTGGCGCTCCTCTAA
- a CDS encoding phage major tail protein, TP901-1 family, whose translation MAAQRGRLMLLKIGTAAAGTLLGGLKSTTLTMNNSVIDVSTKDTLGWRELLEDGSLKFFSIACDGIFKDSTTDETIRGYVFANTLNTFTFVFPNGDTIEGTFQVTNYQRAGAVEGVETYSMTLESSGIPVFTAA comes from the coding sequence ATGGCGGCACAACGCGGACGACTCATGCTCCTCAAGATCGGCACGGCCGCGGCCGGCACGCTGCTCGGCGGGCTCAAGAGCACCACCCTCACCATGAACAACTCGGTCATCGACGTGAGCACCAAGGACACCCTCGGGTGGCGCGAGCTGCTCGAGGACGGGAGCCTCAAGTTCTTCTCCATCGCGTGCGACGGGATATTCAAGGACTCCACCACCGACGAGACGATCCGCGGGTACGTGTTCGCCAACACCCTGAACACGTTCACCTTCGTCTTCCCCAACGGGGACACCATCGAGGGCACGTTCCAGGTCACCAACTACCAGCGCGCCGGCGCGGTCGAAGGGGTGGAGACGTACTCCATGACCCTCGAGTCGTCCGGCATCCCCGTTTTCACCGCCGCATAA
- a CDS encoding DNA polymerase beta superfamily protein: MTALVRMQFGSHVYGTNVPTSDHDYKAVHFPDGREILLQRVQNAINVKTKQDGTQKNGPDDIDFESFSLQKYMKLLLDGQTVAITMLFTPERWIIESLPLWDEIRANKHLWLHRGVAAFAGYCRQQANKYGIKGSRVAVTRAMVGFLQNRIEASYPACKLSQHWDELIAIMSGQEHVEFLTDSLRGRPECVVRMVSVCNRKAQEHVTLKEALKIYQHLLDEYGHRARLAETNEGVDWKALMHAVRVCREAEELLTHHTVSYPRPEAELLLQIRKGQLPYRQVAELIEDGMVRLEECQRLSALPEKPDYDAADDLVASAYRNRVTLVEGR; encoded by the coding sequence ATGACCGCGCTCGTCCGCATGCAGTTCGGCTCCCACGTCTACGGCACGAACGTCCCCACCAGCGATCACGACTACAAGGCGGTTCACTTCCCCGACGGTCGCGAGATCCTGCTCCAGCGGGTCCAGAACGCGATCAACGTGAAGACGAAGCAAGACGGCACCCAGAAGAACGGGCCGGACGACATCGACTTCGAGTCGTTCTCGCTCCAGAAGTACATGAAGCTGTTGCTGGACGGGCAGACGGTCGCCATCACGATGCTGTTCACGCCGGAACGGTGGATCATTGAGTCGTTGCCCCTGTGGGACGAGATTCGGGCCAATAAGCACCTGTGGCTTCACCGTGGGGTTGCCGCGTTCGCCGGGTATTGCCGCCAGCAGGCCAATAAATACGGGATCAAGGGCTCGCGCGTCGCAGTGACACGTGCGATGGTCGGCTTCCTGCAGAACCGCATCGAGGCCAGCTACCCGGCCTGCAAGCTGTCCCAGCACTGGGACGAGCTGATAGCGATTATGAGCGGGCAGGAGCACGTCGAGTTCCTCACGGACTCGTTGCGCGGTCGGCCCGAGTGCGTGGTGCGGATGGTGTCGGTCTGCAACCGGAAGGCGCAGGAGCACGTCACGCTCAAGGAGGCGCTCAAGATCTACCAGCACCTGCTCGACGAGTACGGCCACCGGGCGCGGCTGGCGGAGACCAACGAGGGTGTGGACTGGAAGGCGCTCATGCATGCCGTGCGGGTGTGCCGGGAGGCGGAAGAGTTGCTGACGCACCACACGGTGAGCTACCCGCGGCCCGAGGCCGAACTACTGCTCCAGATCCGTAAAGGCCAATTGCCGTACCGGCAGGTGGCGGAGTTGATCGAGGACGGGATGGTGCGCCTGGAAGAGTGCCAGCGGCTTTCAGCGCTGCCCGAGAAACCGGACTACGATGCGGCTGATGACCTGGTGGCTTCGGCTTACCGAAATCGGGTCACACTCGTGGAGGGACGGTGA
- a CDS encoding thermonuclease family protein: protein MIPLLYVFALCTAIDGDTLRCGDERVRLARIDSVERGQPGFQEAKDAMRLMIEGKEVRCYVRKREKYGRLLGECGTAETPSLSDAMLDRGLAEPYRGKP from the coding sequence GTGATCCCGCTCCTCTACGTCTTCGCGCTCTGCACCGCCATCGACGGTGATACTCTCCGGTGCGGCGACGAGCGCGTGCGGCTCGCCCGGATCGATTCTGTGGAACGCGGGCAGCCCGGCTTCCAGGAAGCTAAGGACGCCATGCGGTTGATGATCGAGGGGAAAGAGGTCCGCTGCTATGTGCGAAAGCGCGAGAAGTATGGGCGGCTCCTCGGCGAGTGCGGGACGGCAGAGACGCCGTCGCTGAGTGACGCGATGCTGGACCGTGGCCTGGCGGAACCGTACCGCGGTAAGCCCTGA
- a CDS encoding host specificity protein J, protein MAPVIPLVGIAAGIATSSAISAIPLGVLFGSAATGLAGLGVTSALVGAAAGFLVATSINVVGSRAFSAKPSGYGGGGSPQEARGRSIMVRSSVESHKIVYGRSRVSGPVALITTTSSGPDSTGATATGDNLFVHMVVALAGHEVEEIGTIYLNEIPVTVDGSGFVQTAPYLKDGKSYVRVKKHLGTAAQAADPDLVAEYPGWTAAHRLRGVAYIYVRMQFSADIFPQGIPNVSAVVKGKRVYDPRSGLTAWTDNAALCAHDYMAGDYGFNCAADELNDDHWGAAANVCDEAVALTTGGTRPRYTINGVVDTAAARTDNLNGLVAAMAGAVTYVQGRFRGHAGAFDAPATDLDLNDLAGPIKISARPPRKELFNRVKGTYVDPDRNWQPTDFPPVGNALYVAQDGGEEIARDVVLTLTNHPEAAQRIAKVLLEQGRQGVQVELKLKHLALSLAVWDTVRFTNGPVGWANKVFRIKSMRHEGTGPVTLSLQEESSASYEWSAGQAATYDPAPDTDLPSPFFVSPPVSLTVTEELYVTRNGDGVKAKAVLSWVASPDAFIYLYQAEYKLDTGTEWTLLPRTSATTIEVADIAPGTYNFRVKAINTLNAASVYEQTTKQISGLAAPPTEPQELYWSAIGGLAYLNWSPSPDLDVRIGGKYVFRYSPDTSGGWGSSTSIGNAVSGNASSVVLPLMPGIYLVKAEDSSGIQSAAAASVIVTQDTIYALSIVATVTEDPGFTGTKTNCAASSGKLTLTDPTLPGTYLFHAPMDLGSVQRVRLTAHLLATVINPSDLIDSRTADIDDWEDFDGTDAAAADAVAFVRTTQTDPAGSPTWTAWNRLHSGEFVARGFQFKLELTSYDPAYTIEISELNVKAAQ, encoded by the coding sequence ATGGCCCCCGTCATCCCCCTCGTCGGCATCGCCGCCGGGATCGCCACCAGTTCGGCGATCAGCGCCATCCCCCTGGGCGTCCTGTTCGGCAGCGCCGCCACCGGGCTGGCCGGGCTCGGCGTCACCTCCGCCCTGGTCGGGGCCGCCGCCGGGTTCCTCGTCGCCACCTCCATCAACGTGGTCGGCAGCCGCGCGTTCTCCGCCAAGCCGTCCGGGTACGGCGGGGGCGGCTCCCCGCAGGAGGCCCGGGGCCGCTCGATCATGGTCCGCAGCTCCGTCGAGAGCCACAAGATCGTCTACGGCCGGTCCCGCGTCTCAGGACCCGTGGCCCTCATCACCACCACCTCCAGCGGTCCCGACTCCACCGGTGCCACCGCCACCGGCGACAACCTCTTCGTCCACATGGTCGTGGCCCTCGCCGGGCACGAGGTCGAGGAGATCGGCACCATCTACCTGAACGAGATCCCGGTGACCGTCGACGGCAGCGGGTTCGTGCAGACCGCGCCGTACCTCAAGGACGGCAAGTCCTACGTCCGGGTCAAGAAGCACCTCGGCACCGCCGCCCAGGCCGCCGACCCGGACCTCGTCGCCGAGTACCCGGGCTGGACCGCCGCCCACCGCCTCCGCGGCGTCGCGTACATCTACGTGCGCATGCAGTTCAGCGCCGACATCTTCCCGCAAGGCATCCCCAACGTCAGCGCCGTGGTGAAGGGCAAGAGGGTGTACGACCCGCGCTCCGGGCTCACCGCCTGGACCGACAACGCCGCGCTGTGCGCCCACGACTACATGGCCGGCGACTACGGGTTCAACTGCGCCGCCGACGAGCTCAACGACGACCACTGGGGCGCCGCCGCCAACGTGTGCGACGAGGCCGTGGCCCTGACCACCGGGGGCACCCGGCCCCGGTACACGATCAACGGGGTGGTCGACACCGCCGCCGCCCGCACCGACAACCTGAACGGGCTCGTGGCCGCCATGGCCGGGGCCGTCACCTACGTGCAGGGCCGGTTCCGCGGGCACGCCGGGGCGTTCGACGCGCCCGCCACCGACCTGGACCTCAACGACCTCGCCGGGCCGATCAAGATCAGCGCCCGCCCGCCGCGCAAAGAACTGTTCAACCGGGTCAAAGGGACCTACGTGGACCCGGACCGCAACTGGCAGCCGACCGACTTCCCGCCCGTGGGCAACGCCCTGTACGTGGCCCAGGACGGCGGGGAGGAGATCGCCCGCGACGTGGTGCTCACCCTCACCAACCACCCGGAGGCCGCTCAGCGGATCGCCAAGGTGCTGCTCGAACAGGGCCGCCAGGGCGTCCAGGTCGAACTCAAACTCAAGCACCTCGCGCTGTCCCTCGCCGTGTGGGACACGGTCCGGTTCACCAACGGCCCGGTGGGCTGGGCGAACAAGGTGTTCCGCATCAAGTCCATGCGCCACGAGGGCACCGGCCCCGTGACCCTGTCGCTGCAGGAGGAGAGCAGCGCGTCCTACGAGTGGAGCGCCGGCCAGGCCGCGACCTACGACCCCGCCCCCGACACCGACCTGCCCAGCCCGTTCTTCGTTTCCCCGCCCGTGTCGCTCACCGTCACCGAGGAGCTGTACGTCACCCGCAACGGCGACGGGGTGAAGGCCAAAGCGGTCCTGAGTTGGGTCGCCTCGCCCGACGCGTTCATCTACCTGTACCAGGCCGAGTACAAGCTCGACACCGGCACCGAATGGACCCTCCTCCCGCGCACCTCGGCGACGACCATCGAGGTCGCGGACATCGCCCCCGGAACTTACAACTTCCGGGTCAAGGCCATCAACACCCTCAACGCCGCGTCGGTGTACGAGCAGACCACCAAGCAGATCTCGGGATTAGCAGCCCCGCCCACCGAGCCGCAGGAGCTGTACTGGAGCGCCATCGGCGGGCTCGCGTACCTGAACTGGAGCCCGTCCCCCGACCTCGACGTGCGGATCGGCGGCAAGTACGTGTTCCGCTACTCCCCGGACACCTCCGGCGGCTGGGGCAGCAGCACCTCCATCGGCAACGCGGTGTCGGGCAACGCCTCCTCGGTGGTGCTGCCGCTCATGCCCGGGATCTACCTCGTGAAGGCCGAGGACTCCAGCGGCATCCAGTCCGCCGCCGCCGCGAGCGTGATCGTCACCCAGGACACCATCTACGCGCTGTCGATCGTCGCCACCGTCACGGAAGACCCCGGGTTCACCGGCACCAAGACCAACTGCGCGGCGTCCAGCGGGAAACTGACCCTGACCGACCCGACGCTCCCGGGCACGTACCTGTTCCACGCCCCCATGGACCTCGGCAGCGTGCAGCGGGTGCGGCTCACCGCGCACCTTTTGGCCACCGTCATCAACCCGTCCGACCTGATCGACTCGCGCACCGCCGACATCGACGACTGGGAGGACTTCGACGGCACCGACGCGGCCGCGGCCGACGCCGTGGCGTTCGTCCGCACCACCCAGACCGACCCGGCCGGGAGCCCCACCTGGACCGCGTGGAACCGGCTCCACTCGGGCGAGTTCGTCGCCCGCGGGTTCCAGTTCAAGCTCGAACTCACCTCTTACGACCCCGCCTACACCATCGAAATCAGCGAACTGAACGTGAAAGCAGCCCAGTAA
- a CDS encoding DUF6950 family protein, whose translation MTRTEGWEQLLNDHIERARDLVFQWGTTDCALWCAEWVTIATGEDFAEPWRGRYESEVELNALLVAMDLTGPADIADLALPRVAVAFAQRGDVVLWQNGLGICNGTHSHFLTERGVTRARTRDCTAAWQVR comes from the coding sequence GTGACGCGCACCGAAGGCTGGGAGCAGCTCCTCAACGACCACATCGAGCGGGCGCGCGACCTCGTGTTCCAGTGGGGCACCACCGACTGCGCGTTGTGGTGCGCCGAATGGGTCACAATCGCCACCGGGGAGGACTTCGCCGAGCCCTGGCGCGGGCGGTACGAGTCCGAAGTCGAGCTGAACGCATTGCTCGTTGCCATGGACCTGACCGGTCCGGCGGACATCGCCGATCTGGCGCTCCCCCGGGTGGCCGTGGCCTTCGCCCAGCGGGGCGACGTGGTCCTCTGGCAGAACGGCCTCGGCATCTGCAACGGCACCCACAGCCATTTCCTCACGGAGCGCGGCGTCACCCGCGCGCGGACGCGGGACTGCACCGCCGCCTGGCAGGTGCGCTGA
- a CDS encoding lysozyme encodes MASKSQVVKGGGLIAAAMLLAIPFITDHEGESLKAYQDVGGVYTICHGETSGVKAEQVATKEACDALTKSRVGQFMAQVHALHKVELSPATLAAHTSMAYNIGIAAYARSTTLRLTNAGNIAAGCRAMANWYTAGGKDCRVRSNNCYGLINRRNDEIALCLAGLK; translated from the coding sequence GTGGCGAGTAAAAGCCAGGTCGTCAAAGGGGGCGGGCTGATCGCCGCGGCCATGCTGCTCGCGATCCCGTTCATCACCGACCACGAGGGCGAGAGCCTGAAGGCGTACCAGGACGTCGGCGGGGTCTACACCATCTGCCACGGAGAAACCTCCGGCGTGAAGGCGGAGCAGGTCGCCACCAAGGAAGCCTGCGACGCACTCACCAAGTCCCGCGTCGGGCAGTTCATGGCCCAGGTGCATGCGCTCCACAAGGTCGAGCTGTCACCGGCCACGCTCGCGGCTCACACCAGCATGGCGTACAACATCGGCATCGCCGCGTATGCCCGCTCCACCACGCTCCGCCTGACCAACGCCGGAAACATCGCCGCCGGGTGCCGCGCCATGGCGAATTGGTACACCGCCGGCGGCAAGGACTGCCGCGTCAGGAGCAACAATTGCTATGGCCTCATCAACCGTCGCAACGACGAGATCGCCTTGTGCCTGGCGGGGTTGAAATGA